A part of Larimichthys crocea isolate SSNF chromosome VII, L_crocea_2.0, whole genome shotgun sequence genomic DNA contains:
- the smco4 gene encoding single-pass membrane and coiled-coil domain-containing protein 4: MRQLKGKPKKETSKDKKERKQAMQEARQQVATVVLPTLAVIVLLIVVFVYVATRPDAIE; encoded by the coding sequence ATGAGGCAGCTCAAAGGCAAACCCAAGAAAGAAACATCCAAAGATAAGAAGGAGCGTAAGCAGGCAATGCAGGAAGCCCGACAGCAGGTAGCCACTGTAGTACTGCCTACACTGGCTGTAATAGTGCTGCTCATCGTCGTCTTTGTCTATGTGGCCACCAGGCCTGATGCTATCGAGTAG